A single Candidatus Diapherotrites archaeon DNA region contains:
- the tnpA gene encoding IS200/IS605 family transposase produces MNRDVLNSYPHAKAQCVYHLQWCTKYRYNMLRKDKYKKIYEEILKEIAKRHEMLILSLAIQPEHTHIVVSTRPCIPQSKALQLLKGGSSYELFRRQPLFRLRYPKGHFWSPGKFARTVGNVDLETTIDYVEKQANQTMLSAFY; encoded by the coding sequence ATGAATCGCGATGTTTTGAATAGCTATCCGCACGCAAAAGCGCAGTGCGTTTACCACTTGCAGTGGTGCACTAAATACAGATACAATATGTTAAGGAAAGACAAGTATAAAAAAATATATGAAGAAATCTTGAAAGAAATAGCCAAAAGGCATGAAATGCTGATTTTGAGTTTGGCAATCCAACCAGAACACACACATATTGTTGTAAGCACTAGGCCTTGCATTCCCCAGTCAAAAGCATTACAGTTACTGAAAGGCGGTTCAAGTTATGAGTTGTTCAGAAGACAGCCTTTGTTCAGGTTAAGGTATCCTAAAGGGCATTTCTGGAGCCCAGGAAAGTTTGCTAGAACAGTTGGGAACGTTGACTTGGAAACAACAATAGATTACGTTGAAAAACAAGCAAACCAAACAATGCTGTCAGCTTTTTACTGA
- a CDS encoding class I SAM-dependent methyltransferase gives MLPLNKTYLGISGDYYEKAHNSMHKSQRFFYKTREKFLIDLMPKKKIENVLEIGFGSGIIIKKLAAKNYYKSIFGMDLSFEAAKYLKKSTNIKYTKVKVLVGDLDNIPFKKGAFDLVILSHVLEHIHNPSKALIECKKILKEDGYLLISFPNNMSLWPLAEAVFDKTLAPKDYSLKEQHIQQLNNFNVTKILKKEGFKINKSGTLYLFSLPVSVLSEKISNFLFIIDKLLFLSPFNMISYILASKQKN, from the coding sequence ATGTTACCATTAAATAAAACATATCTTGGAATATCTGGAGACTACTATGAAAAAGCACATAACTCAATGCATAAATCTCAACGTTTTTTTTATAAAACAAGAGAAAAATTTTTAATAGATTTAATGCCAAAGAAAAAAATTGAAAACGTTCTAGAAATAGGTTTTGGTTCGGGGATAATTATTAAAAAATTAGCGGCAAAAAATTATTATAAATCTATTTTTGGTATGGATTTATCATTTGAAGCAGCCAAATATCTAAAAAAATCAACCAACATTAAGTATACAAAAGTAAAAGTTTTGGTCGGCGATTTGGACAATATCCCATTCAAAAAGGGGGCCTTTGATTTAGTGATTTTATCGCATGTTTTGGAACACATCCATAACCCTTCAAAAGCCTTAATTGAGTGCAAGAAAATTTTAAAAGAAGACGGCTACCTGCTTATATCCTTCCCAAACAATATGTCTTTATGGCCACTTGCAGAAGCTGTTTTTGACAAAACGCTTGCCCCTAAAGACTATTCACTTAAAGAACAACATATCCAACAGTTAAATAATTTTAATGTTACAAAAATACTGAAAAAAGAAGGTTTTAAAATAAATAAAAGCGGAACCTTATACTTGTTTTCCCTCCCAGTTTCTGTTTTATCAGAAAAAATATCAAACTTTCTTTTTATTATTGATAAACTGCTTTTTCTTTCACCTTTTAACATGATTAGTTATATTTTAGCAAGTAAGCAAAAAAATTAA